One Actinospica robiniae DSM 44927 genomic region harbors:
- a CDS encoding TetR/AcrR family transcriptional regulator, producing the protein MSTPAAGARADAVRNRALVLDAAVSLLATPGAPLTVDAVAKKAGVGAGTVVRAFGGKDALVDAAVSRLLEPVVSRARDLLAATTPYAALRAFLGELMAFQASYHPIGDHLGELNQPATTALRAELVAATHGMIEGARRDGEIRTDLDGDAVMQLIGETAFAIARSGPLSAELTHAYLSVLFDGLRPQG; encoded by the coding sequence TTGTCAACGCCCGCAGCCGGCGCCCGTGCCGACGCCGTGCGCAACCGCGCCCTCGTCCTGGACGCGGCGGTGTCCTTGCTGGCGACCCCCGGCGCGCCGCTCACCGTCGACGCCGTCGCCAAGAAGGCGGGCGTGGGCGCCGGCACCGTCGTGCGCGCCTTCGGCGGCAAGGACGCCCTCGTCGACGCCGCCGTCTCCCGCCTGCTCGAACCGGTCGTCAGCCGAGCCCGCGACCTGCTCGCCGCGACCACCCCGTACGCCGCGCTGCGCGCGTTCCTCGGCGAGCTGATGGCGTTCCAGGCGTCCTACCACCCCATCGGCGACCACCTCGGCGAGCTGAACCAGCCCGCGACCACCGCCCTGCGCGCCGAACTCGTCGCCGCCACCCACGGCATGATCGAAGGCGCCCGCCGCGACGGCGAGATCCGCACCGATCTCGACGGGGACGCCGTCATGCAGCTCATCGGCGAGACCGCCTTCGCCATCGCCCGCAGCGGGCCGCTCTCCGCCGAGCTCACCCACGCCTATCTCAGTGTCCTGTTCGACGGCCTGCGCCCGCAGGGCTGA